A window of Heptranchias perlo isolate sHepPer1 chromosome 27, sHepPer1.hap1, whole genome shotgun sequence contains these coding sequences:
- the LOC137344679 gene encoding adenosine receptor A1-like, whose amino-acid sequence MSDSGDSWDASAVYIAVEVLIAVASILGNVLVCWAVKLNRALRDTTFCFIVSLALADIAVGALAVPLAIAVSLGLKTQFYSCLLVSCVLITLTQSSILSLLAIAVDRYLRAKIPTRYRIIVTQKRAWIVVGICWLGSTLIGLTPMFGWHNRSSEEVQKEERNSSNKYIICQFTKVIRMDYMVYFNFFGWVLLPLVIMFGLYTEIFYIIRKQLNKKVTNATDSKRYFGKELKLAKSLALVLFLFAVCWLPLHTMNFILYFFPQYNVTKTAIYIGIFLSHANSAVNPVVYAFRIKKFRVSFFQIWNKCILCKNDSLNMYNFDGQIESSV is encoded by the exons ATGTCAGATTCGGGTGACTCGTGGGACGCGTCTGCTGTCTACATTGCTGTGGAGGTGCTGATCGCAGTGGCCTCTATCCTGGGCAATGTGCTGGTCTGCTGGGCAGTCAAGCTCAACCGGGCTCTCCGGGACACGACCTTCTGCTTCATCGTCTCCCTGGCCCTGGCTGACATCGCCGTGGGGGCTTTGGCGGTCCCTTTGGCCATCGCCGTCAGTCTGGGTTTAAAGACGCAATTCTACAGCTGCCTCCTTGTAAGCTGCGTCCTGATAACGTTGACTCAAAGCTCCATTCTGTCACTTTTGGCTATTGCCGTGGATCGTTACCTTCGAGCCAAGATCCCGACCAG GTATAGGATTATTGTTACACAGAAGAGAGCCTGGATTGTTGTTGGCATCTGCTGGCTTGGATCTACTTTGATTGGGCTAACTCCAATGTTTGGCTGGCACAACAGAAGCAGTGAAGAGGTGCAAAAGGAAGAGAGGAATTCCAGCAACAAATACATCATATGCCAGTTTACAAAGGTCATCAGAATGGACTACATGGTGTATTTTAATTTCTTTGGGTGGGTGCTCTTGCCTCTGGTCATCATGTTTGGCCTGTATACTGAAATATTTTACATAATTAGGAAGCAATTAAACAAGAAGGTTACCAATGCTACGGACTCCAAGAGATATTTTGGGAAAGAGCTCAAACTTGCAAAATCCCTGGCTTTAGTTTTATTCCTCTTTGCTGTCTGCTGGCTCCCTTTGCACACCATGAACTTCATTTTGTATTTTTTCCCCCAGTACAATGTCACAAAAACTGCCATCTATATTGGAATATTTCTGTCCCATGCAAATTCAGCTGTGAATCCAGTGGTATACGCTTTCAGGATCAAGAAATTTAGGGTATCGTTTTTTCAGATTTGGAATAAATGTATTCTGTG